In one Brassica oleracea var. oleracea cultivar TO1000 chromosome C9, BOL, whole genome shotgun sequence genomic region, the following are encoded:
- the LOC106317873 gene encoding nudix hydrolase 2-like isoform X2, translated as MAASSTDPMVGEEANGGVTMLPAVEDKYGGVMTEMSRPMDPSAFSALLRSSLSNWTLQGKKGVWIKLPRQLIGLAETAVKEGFWFHHAEKNYLMLVYWIPKQDHTLPSNASHRVGIAAFVLNHKKEVLVVQEKTGRFKGQGIWKFPTGVVNEGEYIHDGSVREVKEETGVDTEFVQVLAFRQTHKAFFEKSDLFFVCMMKPLSLEINAQESEIEAAQWMPWGEYNKQPFVQNHELLRYMTDICSAKTNGHYEGFTPLPVSAPDLQGNLYFNNRDLSSRQ; from the exons ATGGCCGCTTCCTCCACGGATCCGATGGTTGGAGAGGAGGCAAACGGTGGTGTTACAATGCTTCCGGCTGTTGAAGACAAGTACGGTGGCGTGATGACGGAGATGAGTCGTCCCATGGATCCTTCTGCCTTCTCTGCACTTCTCAGATCCTCTCTCTCTAACTGGACTCTTCAG GGAAAGAAGGGAGTGTGGATCAAATTGCCGAGGCAGCTTATCGGTCTTGCTGAAACTGCTGTTAAG GAGGGATTCTGGTTTCATCACGCGGAGAAAAACTACTTGATGCTTGTGTATTGGATTCCCAAACAAGACCATACCCTTCCTTCCAATGCATCTCACCGTGTTGGCATAGCCGCCTTTGTTCTAAACCACAAGAAAGAG GTGCTAGTGGTTCAAGAGAAGACAGGAAGATTTAAAGGCCAAGGTATCTGGAAGTTCCCCACCGGAGTAGTCAATGAGGGAGAATACATCCATGATGGCTCGGTCAGAGAGGTGAAAGAGGAGACAGGA GTGGATACAGAGTTTGTCCAAGTATTGGCTTTCAG ACAGACCCACAAAGCTTTCTTTGAAAAGTCAGATCTGTTCTTCGTCTGCATGATGAAGCCTCTTTCTCTGGAGATCAATGCACAAGAGTCTGAGATAGAGGCAGCTCAG TGGATGCCATGGGGGGAATACAACAAGCAACCATTCGTACAGAACCATGAGCTGTTAAGGTATATGACAGACATTTGCTCTGCTAAAACCAACGGACACTACGAAGGCTTCACTCCTCTCCCCGTCTCTGCACCTGATCTACAAGGCAACTTGTACTTCAACAACCGCGACCTCAGTTCTCGCCAATAA
- the LOC106317874 gene encoding nuclear transcription factor Y subunit B-6-like isoform X2 yields the protein MERGGFHGYGKFSLNTTTNPESGMQLSELNQPTKTADGGQEECTVREQDRFMPIANVIRIMRRILPAHAKISDDSKETIQECVSEYISFVTGEANERCQREQRKTITAEDVLWAMSKLGFDDYIEPLTLYLHRYRELEGDRGVNCGAGSVSMTNGMVVKRPNGTMAEYGAYMAPYHYRHQNGFAYSGNEPNSKMGGSSSSF from the exons ATGGAACGAGGAGGCTTCCATGGCTACGGCAAGTTCTCCCTCAACACCACCACCAATCCAG AGAGCGGCATGCAGCTATCAGAACTCAACCAGCCTACCAAAACCGCTGACGGCGGCCAAGAGGAGTGCACGGTGAGAGAGCAAGACAGGTTCATGCCTATCGCCAACGTCATACGGATCATGCGGAGGATCTTACCTGCTCACGCCAAGATCTCTGACGACTCCAAGGAGACGATCCAAGAGTGTGTCTCCGAGTACATCAGCTTCGTAACAGGGGAAGCCAATGAGCGTTGCCAGCGGGAACAGCGCAAGACCATCACTGCCGAGGATGTCTTGTGGGCAATGAGCAAGCTCGGTTTTGATGATTACATTGAACCCTTAACATTATACCTCCACCGCTACAGAGAGCTGGAGGGTGATAGAGGAGTAAACTGCGGTGCTGGATCCGTTAGTATGACCAATGGCATGGTGGTCAAGAGGCCTAATGGTACCATGGCTGAGTATGGAGCCTACATGGCACCGTACCATTATCGTCATCAGAACGGGTTTGCTTACAGTGGTAACGAACCTAATTCTAAAATGGGTGGTTCATCATCTAGTTTTTGA
- the LOC106314535 gene encoding uncharacterized protein LOC106314535, which translates to MELLAGNCRKRVGGDFDKMLTHSMSVTRCMVLTVAVHRENSRNDDVLATLAGLASPPQKLEPIRCVVKPLSEDKHPLDILAGGLDRLPETAASRLLWDDVEESGQLTRGFAKGELEMEIQGRVSRDGTSWDVVSLSSSVDRDEHSSPPGTLGEAGERIHREEAWRQQEIERIKETRKQEMPRSSSLISFIKSVIGEEIEITNLS; encoded by the exons ATGGAACTTCTCGCCGGTAACTGTCGGAAACGAGTCGGCGGTGACTTTGACAAGATGTTGACGCATTCGATGAGTGTGACTAGATGTATGGTACTAACAGTAGCCGTTCACCGAGAGAACTCAAGGAACGACGACGTTTTGGCTACGCTGGCAGGCTTGGCGTCGCCTCCTCAGAAACTCGAACCCATCAGGTGCGTTGTTAAGCCTCTGTCAGAGGATAAACATCCTCTGGATATTCTCGCTGGAGGTCTGGACAGGCTGCCGGAGACCGCTGCTTCGAGGCTACTTTGGGATGACGTGGAGGAAAGCGGTCAGTTGACGCGCGGGTTTGCAAAGGGTGAGCTCGAAATGGAGATTCAAGGTCGAGTCTCCAGAGATGGCACGTCTTGGGATGTTGTGTCTCTGAG CTCGTCTGTTGATCGCGATGAACACTCTTCCCCACCAGGGACTCTTGGAGAAGCTG GAGAGAGAATACACAGGGAAGAAGCTTGGAGGCAACAAGAAATTGAGAGGATAAAAGAGACACGTAAGCAAGAGATGCCACGCAGCTCGTCTCTCATCTCTTTCATCAAAAGCGTTATTGGTGAAGAGATCGAGATCACTAACCTCTCTTAA
- the LOC106317872 gene encoding tRNA (guanine(9)-N1)-methyltransferase, which produces MAAATENDDNDSLANHLKPDSEPAPVNLSPPPPAEEKPLSKNAQKKQLKQQRYEAKKAEKKAQEKEHKRKEGERKHKEWEETLANATEEERLKLIESRRSLRKERMEKRSEEKEKKMERLTKAKEIGQNIVIDVDFAHLMSESEISSLVQQIMYCYAVNGRSSSPCHLWLTGVQGEMSTQLDKLPGFEKWFIEKESRCYIEAMADRKENLVYLTADSETVLEDLDPKDIYIIGGLVDRNRFKGITMNKAQEQGIKTAKLPIGEYMKMSSSQVLTVNQVLEILVKFLETRDWKTSFFTVIPQRKRTGVDPVVDCSKPEPLSEEHQEEDDLLERKKVCVEAPLESGS; this is translated from the exons ATGGCGGCGGCTACGGAAAATGACGACAACGACAGCCTCGCTAACCACCTTAAACCAGATTCCGAACCGGCTCCGGTCAACCTCTCCCCTCCCCCTCCGGCGGAAGAGAAGCCTCTCTCTAAGAACGCCCAGAAGAAGCAACTGAAGCAGCAAAGATACGAAGCGAAGAAAGCGGAGAAGAAGGCGCAAGAGAAGGAGCACAAGAGGAAAGAAGGCGAGAGAAAGCACAAGGAGTGGGAAGAGACGCTAGCCAACGCCACCGAGGAAGAGAGGCTGAAGCTGATAGAGTCGAGGAGGAGTCTCAGAAAGGAGAGAATGGAGAAGAGGTCAGAGGAGAAAGAGAAGAAGATGGAGAGGCTCACGAAAGCCAAAGAAATCGGACAGAACATCGTCATAGATGTCGACTTCGCGCATCTCATGTCCGAGTCTGAGATCTCCAGCCTCGTTCAGCAG ATAATGTATTGCTATGCGGTGAATGGGAGGAGCAGCTCTCCTTGTCATCTGTGGCTAACGGGAGTTCAAGGGGAGATGAGCACTCAGCTTGATAAGCTTCCAGGTTTCGAGAAATGGTTTATAGAGAAGGAGAGTAGGTGTTATATTGAGGCCATGGCTGATCGGAAAGAGAATCTGGTGTACCTTACTGCGGACTCTGAAACCGTTTTAGAGGATCTTGACCCCAAGGATATCTACATTATTGGTGGCTTGGTGGATCGGAACCGGTTCAAAGGGATCACCATGAACAAGGCACAAGAACAAGGCATTAAAACAGCTAAACTTCCTATAGGAGAGTATATGAAAATGTCCAGTTCTCAG GTTCTCACTGTGAACCAAGTTTTGGAGATACTCGTTAAGTTTCTGGAGACGAGGGACTGGAAAACATCTTTCTTCACTGTGATTCCACAGAGGAAACGAACTGGAGTTGATCCTGTAGTAGACTGTTCGAAACCGGAACCTCTCTCTGAAGAGCATCAAGAGGAAGATGATCTTCTTGAGAGGAAAAAGGTATGCGTTGAAGCTCCTCTGGAAAGTGGGAGCTAG
- the LOC106315626 gene encoding SEC14 cytosolic factor-like produces the protein MGIVSEQAVDEFQELIDKVEEPLKTTFKNVHQGYLRETLIRFLKARDWNVIKAHTMLVECLRWRVDNQIDSILSKPIVPSELYRDVRDSQLIGMSGYTREGLPVFAIGVGLSTFDKASVHYYVQSHIQINEYRDRVLLPSVSKKNGGPITTCVKVLDMTGLKLSALSQIKLVTIISTIDDLNYPEKTNTYYVVNAPYIFSACWKVVKPLLQERTRKKVHVLSGCGKAELLKIMDYTSLPHFCRRGSSGSSHHTQSVDCFSIDHPFHQQLYNYVKHHYETQGQAEPAKQGSFHVGFPEPVAERVEMAKTIESKLHKFENCNDLSKPVDDRKASP, from the exons ATGGGGATCGTCTCGGAACAAGCCGTTGATGAATTCCAGGAGCTCATAGATAAAG TTGAGGAGCCATTGAAGACAACATTTAAG AATGTCCATCAGGGATACCTGAGGGAGACTTTGATTCGTTTTCTAAAAGCACGAGATTGGAACGTAATTAAAGCTCATACAATG CTGGTTGAGTGTTTGCGTTGGAGGGTGGATAATCAAATTGACAGTATCTTATCC AAACCTATTGTTCCTAGTGAGCTGTACAGGGACGTACGTGATTCTCAGCTCATAGGAATGTCAGGTTACACCAGAGAG GGCTTGCCTGTGTTTGCTATTGGTGTTGGCCTCAGCACATTCGACAAAGCTTCT GTTCACTACTATGTCCAATCACACATCCAAATCAATGAATACAGAGACCGTGTACTACTG CCGTCTGTATCTAAGAAGAATGGGGGGCCAATCACCACCTGCGTCAAGGTTCTAGACATGACAGGGTTGAAACTTTCAGCCCTCAGCCAAATTAAG TTAGTGACGATCATATCAACCATTGATGATCTGAACTATCCAGAGAAGACAAACACATACTATGTTGTGAACGCTCCATATATATTTTCCGCCTGTTGGAAG GTTGTAAAACCTCTTTTACAAGAGAGGACGAGGAAAAAAGTTCATGTGTTATCCGGTTGCGGAAAGGCTGAGTTATTGAAG ATTATGGACTACACATCACTCCCACATTTCTGTAGAAGAGGAAGCTCTGGGTCATCTCACCATACTCAGAGTGTAGATTGTTTTTCTATCGATCATCCTTTCCATCAACAGCTATACAACTATGTCAAGCACCATTATGAGACCCAGGGGCAAGCTGAGCCTGCAAAGCAAGGTTCTTTCCACGTGGGTTTTCCTGAGCCTGTAGCTGAACGTGTTGAGATGGCTAAAACCATAGAATCAAAACTGCACAAGTTCGAGAACTGCAATGATCTGAGCAAGCCGGTTGATGACAGAAAAGCCAGTCCATGA
- the LOC106317871 gene encoding probable acetyl-CoA acetyltransferase, cytosolic 2 isoform X1 yields MASSVSDQSVQPQDVCVVGVARTPMGDFLGSLSSITAPRLGSIAIEAALKRANVEPALVEEVFFGNVLTANLGQAPARQAALGAGIPYSVICTTVNKVCAAGMKAVMLAAQSIQLGLNDVVVAGGMESMSNVPKYLPNARRGSRLGHDIVVDGMTKDGLWDVYNDFGMGVCGEICADQYRITREEQDAYAIQSFERGIAAQNARLFAWEIVPVEVSSGRGKPSVVIDKDDGLGKFDAAKLNKLRPSFKEDGGSVTAGNASSISDGAAALVLVSGKKAIELGLNVIAKIRGYADAAQAPELFTTTPALAIPKAIMRAGLDASQVDYYEINEAFSVVALANQKLLGLDPARLNAHGGAVALGHPLGCSGARILVTLLGVLRAKKGKYGVASICNGGGGASALVLEFMSEKTIGYSSL; encoded by the exons ATGGCTTCATCCGTCTCTGATCAGTCCGTACAGCCTCAAG ATGTTTGTGTTGTGGGAGTGGCGAGAACGCCTATGGGAGACTTCCTAGGCTCTCTCTCTTCTATAACTGCCCCAAGACTCGGCTCCATAGCGATTGAAG CCGCACTTAAGAGAGCAAACGTTGAACCGGCTCTTGTGGAAGAGGTTTTCTTTGGCAATGTCTTAACCGCCAATCTTGGGCAAGCGCCAGCAAGACAGGCTGCACTTGGTGCTGGGATTCCCTATTCAGTGATCTGCACCACTGTCAACAAAGTCTGTGCTGCTGGGATGAAAG CTGTAATGTTAGCGGCTCAAAGTATCCAGCTCGGTTTGAATGATGTTGTTGTGGCTGGTGGAATGGAGAGCATGTCAAACGTACCAAAGTACCTCCCAAACGCAAG AAGGGGTTCACGATTAGGACATGATATTGTTGTTGACGGTATGACGAAAGATGGACTTTGGGATGTGTACAATGACTTTGGAATGGGAGTCTGTGGTGAAATATGCGCTGACCAGTACCGTATTACAAGAGAAGAACAG GATGCTTATGCTATACAGAGCTTTGAGCGTGGTATTGCTGCACAAAACGCTCGGTTGTTCGCTTGGGAAATTGTTCCG GTTGAGGTTTCTTCTGGAAGAGGGAAGCCATCTGTTGTTATTGACAAGGATGATGGACTTGGGAAG TTTGATGCTGCCAAGTTAAATAAGCTAAGACCAAGCTTCAAGGAGGATGGGGGATCAGTCACTGCTGGAAATGCATCAAGTATAAG TGATGGTGCGGCAGCGTTAGTGCTAGTTAGTGGAAAGAAGGCTATTGAACTTGGATTGAATGTTATAGCTAAGATTAGAGGATATGCTGATGCTGCTCAGGCACCTGAGTTGTTCACAACCACGCCGGCACTTGCTATTCCTAAAGCTATAATGCGTGCTGGTTTAGATGCATCTCAAGTTGATTACTATGAAATTAACGAAGCTTTCTCT GTTGTAGCTCTGGCCAATCAGAAACTGCTGGGGTTAGATCCT GCACGGTTGAATGCACATGGAGGGGCTGTTGCATTGGGACATCCACTGGGATGCAGTGGTGCTCGCATTTTAGTCACATTACTGGGT GTATTGAGAGCAAAGAAGGGAAAGTATGGAGTGGCATCAATATGCAACGGAGGAGGAGGAGCATCAGCACTTGTTCTCGAGTTCAT GTCGGAGAAGACAATCGGGTATTCATCACTCTGA
- the LOC106317874 gene encoding nuclear transcription factor Y subunit B-6-like isoform X1 produces the protein MLTLASTFLFFFLSLFLFLFSSNAQTQARVSLKKGYGTRRLPWLRQVLPQHHHQSRGKLLMAESGMQLSELNQPTKTADGGQEECTVREQDRFMPIANVIRIMRRILPAHAKISDDSKETIQECVSEYISFVTGEANERCQREQRKTITAEDVLWAMSKLGFDDYIEPLTLYLHRYRELEGDRGVNCGAGSVSMTNGMVVKRPNGTMAEYGAYMAPYHYRHQNGFAYSGNEPNSKMGGSSSSF, from the exons ATGCTGACACTTGCTTCCACTTTTCTTTTCTTCTTTCTATCTCTCTTTCTCTTCTTGTTTTCTTCAAATGCACAAACACAAGCTCGTGTGAGTTTGAAGAAAGGATATGGAACGAGGAGGCTTCCATGGCTACGGCAAGTTCTCCCTCAACACCACCACCAATCCAG AGGGAAGCTTTTGATGGCAGAGAGCGGCATGCAGCTATCAGAACTCAACCAGCCTACCAAAACCGCTGACGGCGGCCAAGAGGAGTGCACGGTGAGAGAGCAAGACAGGTTCATGCCTATCGCCAACGTCATACGGATCATGCGGAGGATCTTACCTGCTCACGCCAAGATCTCTGACGACTCCAAGGAGACGATCCAAGAGTGTGTCTCCGAGTACATCAGCTTCGTAACAGGGGAAGCCAATGAGCGTTGCCAGCGGGAACAGCGCAAGACCATCACTGCCGAGGATGTCTTGTGGGCAATGAGCAAGCTCGGTTTTGATGATTACATTGAACCCTTAACATTATACCTCCACCGCTACAGAGAGCTGGAGGGTGATAGAGGAGTAAACTGCGGTGCTGGATCCGTTAGTATGACCAATGGCATGGTGGTCAAGAGGCCTAATGGTACCATGGCTGAGTATGGAGCCTACATGGCACCGTACCATTATCGTCATCAGAACGGGTTTGCTTACAGTGGTAACGAACCTAATTCTAAAATGGGTGGTTCATCATCTAGTTTTTGA
- the LOC106317871 gene encoding probable acetyl-CoA acetyltransferase, cytosolic 2 isoform X2: MASSVSDQSVQPQDVCVVGVARTPMGDFLGSLSSITAPRLGSIAIEAALKRANVEPALVEEVFFGNVLTANLGQAPARQAALGAGIPYSVICTTVNKVCAAGMKAVMLAAQSIQLGLNDVVVAGGMESMSNVPKYLPNARRGSRLGHDIVVDGMTKDGLWDVYNDFGMGVCGEICADQYRITREEQDAYAIQSFERGIAAQNARLFAWEIVPVEVSSGRGKPSVVIDKDDGLGKFDAAKLNKLRPSFKEDGGSVTAGNASSISDGAAALVLVSGKKAIELGLNVIAKIRGYADAAQAPELFTTTPALAIPKAIMRAGLDASQVDYYEINEAFSVVALANQKLLGLDPARLNAHGGAVALGHPLGCSGARILVTLLGVLRAKKGKYGVASICNGGGGASALVLEFM; this comes from the exons ATGGCTTCATCCGTCTCTGATCAGTCCGTACAGCCTCAAG ATGTTTGTGTTGTGGGAGTGGCGAGAACGCCTATGGGAGACTTCCTAGGCTCTCTCTCTTCTATAACTGCCCCAAGACTCGGCTCCATAGCGATTGAAG CCGCACTTAAGAGAGCAAACGTTGAACCGGCTCTTGTGGAAGAGGTTTTCTTTGGCAATGTCTTAACCGCCAATCTTGGGCAAGCGCCAGCAAGACAGGCTGCACTTGGTGCTGGGATTCCCTATTCAGTGATCTGCACCACTGTCAACAAAGTCTGTGCTGCTGGGATGAAAG CTGTAATGTTAGCGGCTCAAAGTATCCAGCTCGGTTTGAATGATGTTGTTGTGGCTGGTGGAATGGAGAGCATGTCAAACGTACCAAAGTACCTCCCAAACGCAAG AAGGGGTTCACGATTAGGACATGATATTGTTGTTGACGGTATGACGAAAGATGGACTTTGGGATGTGTACAATGACTTTGGAATGGGAGTCTGTGGTGAAATATGCGCTGACCAGTACCGTATTACAAGAGAAGAACAG GATGCTTATGCTATACAGAGCTTTGAGCGTGGTATTGCTGCACAAAACGCTCGGTTGTTCGCTTGGGAAATTGTTCCG GTTGAGGTTTCTTCTGGAAGAGGGAAGCCATCTGTTGTTATTGACAAGGATGATGGACTTGGGAAG TTTGATGCTGCCAAGTTAAATAAGCTAAGACCAAGCTTCAAGGAGGATGGGGGATCAGTCACTGCTGGAAATGCATCAAGTATAAG TGATGGTGCGGCAGCGTTAGTGCTAGTTAGTGGAAAGAAGGCTATTGAACTTGGATTGAATGTTATAGCTAAGATTAGAGGATATGCTGATGCTGCTCAGGCACCTGAGTTGTTCACAACCACGCCGGCACTTGCTATTCCTAAAGCTATAATGCGTGCTGGTTTAGATGCATCTCAAGTTGATTACTATGAAATTAACGAAGCTTTCTCT GTTGTAGCTCTGGCCAATCAGAAACTGCTGGGGTTAGATCCT GCACGGTTGAATGCACATGGAGGGGCTGTTGCATTGGGACATCCACTGGGATGCAGTGGTGCTCGCATTTTAGTCACATTACTGGGT GTATTGAGAGCAAAGAAGGGAAAGTATGGAGTGGCATCAATATGCAACGGAGGAGGAGGAGCATCAGCACTTGTTCTCGAGTTCATGTAA
- the LOC106317873 gene encoding nudix hydrolase 2-like isoform X1, giving the protein MISHMAKSHGLIRLLMKPCDGCLRSPQFLRFPADGFSAFRSYSLSRSRFMAASSTDPMVGEEANGGVTMLPAVEDKYGGVMTEMSRPMDPSAFSALLRSSLSNWTLQGKKGVWIKLPRQLIGLAETAVKEGFWFHHAEKNYLMLVYWIPKQDHTLPSNASHRVGIAAFVLNHKKEVLVVQEKTGRFKGQGIWKFPTGVVNEGEYIHDGSVREVKEETGVDTEFVQVLAFRQTHKAFFEKSDLFFVCMMKPLSLEINAQESEIEAAQWMPWGEYNKQPFVQNHELLRYMTDICSAKTNGHYEGFTPLPVSAPDLQGNLYFNNRDLSSRQ; this is encoded by the exons ATGATTAGCCATATGGCGAAAAGCCATGGTTTAATCAGATTGCTGATGAAGCCATGTGATGGATGTCTACGTTCTCCCCAGTTTCTACGTTTTCCGGCTGATGGGTTCTCTGCGTTTCGCAGTTACTCCCTGTCGAGGAGCAGATTCATGGCCGCTTCCTCCACGGATCCGATGGTTGGAGAGGAGGCAAACGGTGGTGTTACAATGCTTCCGGCTGTTGAAGACAAGTACGGTGGCGTGATGACGGAGATGAGTCGTCCCATGGATCCTTCTGCCTTCTCTGCACTTCTCAGATCCTCTCTCTCTAACTGGACTCTTCAG GGAAAGAAGGGAGTGTGGATCAAATTGCCGAGGCAGCTTATCGGTCTTGCTGAAACTGCTGTTAAG GAGGGATTCTGGTTTCATCACGCGGAGAAAAACTACTTGATGCTTGTGTATTGGATTCCCAAACAAGACCATACCCTTCCTTCCAATGCATCTCACCGTGTTGGCATAGCCGCCTTTGTTCTAAACCACAAGAAAGAG GTGCTAGTGGTTCAAGAGAAGACAGGAAGATTTAAAGGCCAAGGTATCTGGAAGTTCCCCACCGGAGTAGTCAATGAGGGAGAATACATCCATGATGGCTCGGTCAGAGAGGTGAAAGAGGAGACAGGA GTGGATACAGAGTTTGTCCAAGTATTGGCTTTCAG ACAGACCCACAAAGCTTTCTTTGAAAAGTCAGATCTGTTCTTCGTCTGCATGATGAAGCCTCTTTCTCTGGAGATCAATGCACAAGAGTCTGAGATAGAGGCAGCTCAG TGGATGCCATGGGGGGAATACAACAAGCAACCATTCGTACAGAACCATGAGCTGTTAAGGTATATGACAGACATTTGCTCTGCTAAAACCAACGGACACTACGAAGGCTTCACTCCTCTCCCCGTCTCTGCACCTGATCTACAAGGCAACTTGTACTTCAACAACCGCGACCTCAGTTCTCGCCAATAA
- the LOC106317875 gene encoding nuclear transcription factor Y subunit B-2, which produces MGDSDRDSGGGQTGNNQNGQSSLSPREQDRFLPIANVSRIMKKALPANAKISKDAKETMQECVSEFISFVTGEASDKCQKEKRKTINGDDLLWAMTTLGFEDYVEPLKVYLQRFREIEGERTGLGRPQTGGEAGEHQRDGGVGDGGGGYYGGGMGMQYQQHHQFLHQQNHMYGSTGGGGGGHSGGRS; this is translated from the coding sequence ATGGGAGATTCCGACAGAGATTCCGGCGGAGGACAAACCGGGAACAACCAAAACGGACAGTCTTCCCTGTCTCCGCGAGAGCAAGACAGGTTCCTCCCGATCGCTAACGTGAGCCGGATCATGAAGAAAGCTTTGCCAGCAAACGCCAAGATCTCCAAAGACGCTAAAGAGACGATGCAGGAGTGCGTCTCCGAGTTTATAAGCTTCGTCACCGGAGAGGCCTCGGATAAGTGTCAGAAGGAGAAGAGGAAGACGATCAACGGCGACGATTTGCTTTGGGCTATGACCACTCTAGGGTTTGAGGATTATGTTGAACCACTTAAAGTTTACTTGCAGAGGTTTAGGGAGATCGAAGGGGAGAGGACTGGACTTGGGAGGCCGCAGACTGGTGGTGAAGCTGGGGAGCATCAGAGAGACGGTGGTGTCGGCGACGGCGGTGGAGGATACTACGGTGGTGGGATGGGGATGCAGTATCAACAGCATCATCAGTTTCTTCATCAGCAGAACCATATGTATGGGTCCACAGGCGGTGGTGGCGGCGGCCACAGTGGAGGAAGGAGTTAA